A section of the Telopea speciosissima isolate NSW1024214 ecotype Mountain lineage chromosome 3, Tspe_v1, whole genome shotgun sequence genome encodes:
- the LOC122655486 gene encoding actin-related protein 6-like, giving the protein MSNVVVLDNGGGLCKAGIGGDRNPTAVVPNCLGRPSASKKWLVADQLQACEDLTSATLRRPFDRGYLINPDLQKEVWDRIFRSLLHASHRPDGLISKAQCSLVVDSGFSFTHAAPVLQNFTINYAVKRLDLGGKALTNYLKELVSYRSINVMDETFLIDDVKEKLCFVSLNVPRDLQIASNELYNSLYLK; this is encoded by the exons atgtCAAACGTGGTGGTTCTTGACAATGGTGGAGGACTGTGCAAGGCTGGAATTGGTGGTGACAGGAACCCAACAGCGGTGGTGCCGAACTGCCTCGGCCGTCCCTCTGCCTCCAAGAAATGGCTGGTTGCTGACCAACTCCAAGCTTGCGAAGACCTGACTTCTGCCACCCTCCGCCGCCCATTTGATCGCGGCTACCTTATCAACCCAGACCTTCAGAAAGAAGTTTGGGACCGCATATTCCGTTCCCTTCTTCAT GCCAGTCACCGTCCTGATGGTCTCATCTCTAAGGCCCAATGCAGCCTTGTTGTCGATTCTGGTTTCTCCTTCACCCATGCTGCTCCAGTGCTTCAGAATTTCACTATCAACTATGCTGTGAAGCGGCTTGATCTTGGCGGCAAGGCCCTCACTAATTACCTCAAGGAGCTTGTATCATATCGATCCATCAATGTCATGGATGAGACCTTTCTAATTGATGATGTCAAGGAGAAGCTCTGTTTTGTTTCCCTCAATGTCCCTCGTGACCTCCAGATTGCCAG TAATGAACTGTATAACAGTCTGTATCTGAAGTAA